The following coding sequences lie in one Spea bombifrons isolate aSpeBom1 chromosome 5, aSpeBom1.2.pri, whole genome shotgun sequence genomic window:
- the MED30 gene encoding mediator of RNA polymerase II transcription subunit 30 → MSTPPLSGAGMTAASGPGPFPGAQAAAAAAAAREVNTASLCRIGQETVQDIVFRTMEIFQLLRNMQLPNGVTYHTSTYQDRLGKLQEHLRQLSVLFRKLRLVYDKCNETCAGLDPVPVEQLIPYVEDDCSKHDDRSAANPLRFAAEEKREIMEVNKKLKQKNQQLKQIMDQLRNLIWDINSMLAMRN, encoded by the exons ATGTCCACGCCGCCCCTGTCGGGAGCCGGTATGACGGCTGCGAGCGGCCCTGGGCCCTTTCCTGGTGCTCAGGCAGCCGCTGCTGCGGCGGCCGCCCGGGAGGTGAACACGGCGTCTCTGTGCCGGATCGGGCAGGAGACCGTGCAGGACATTGTGTTTCGGACCATGGAAATATTCCAGCTGCTCCGAAACATGCAG CTTCCTAATGGAGTCACGTACCATACAAGCACCTACCAGGACAGGCTTGGAAAGCTCCAAGAACATCTGCGCCAGCTGTCGGTACTTTTCCGCAAGCTACGTTTAGTGTACGACAAGTGCAACGAAACCTGCGCCGGGCTGGACCCTGTGCCGGTAGAG cAACTTATCCCGTATGTTGAAGACGATTGCTCAAAACATGATGACCGCAGTGCTGCCAATCCGCTTCGATTCGCAGCCGAAGAAAAGAGGGAAATCATGGAAGTAAATAAG AAACTAAAACAGAAGAACCAGCAGCTGAAGCAAATTATGGATCAATTACGGAATCTGATATGGGACATAAATTCAATGCTGGCCATGAGAAATTGA